The Dreissena polymorpha isolate Duluth1 chromosome 10, UMN_Dpol_1.0, whole genome shotgun sequence genome includes a region encoding these proteins:
- the LOC127847741 gene encoding dual specificity protein phosphatase 12-like isoform X3 produces MTQHYLPCNPGTEDHMFVNCMDLPSADLLSRFDECFKFVDNALKSPGNRLLIHCFAGVSRSATVMIAYLMYRDGMCLDEAYGTVKEMRPIIKPNPGFMEQLELFEQMESKIDESNPMYKTYKLQVMAERIQAGEELSESDLCSTDIQTNNESFYRCMKCRQALFKTTSVMRHKMGEGEAAFDWRSKLPANQKEGFVSQTIDSTDCDKSLFIEPVRWMADSIRDMEGKLNCPKCKLKLGSFIWYGEKCPCGTWVAPAFHIQGSKVDLIKPRPLANVHQLTFSNGGQSDSRVVKTGQSDSSVLKMAQTDSSVVKSESNQLSCMSI; encoded by the exons AATCCCGGGACAGAGGACCACATGTTTGTGAACTGCATGGATTTGCCGTCGGCTGACCTACTTTCCAGATTTGACGAGTGCTTCAAGTTTGTAGACAATGCTCTGAAGTCACCAGGGAATAGACTGTTGATTCACTG TTTTGCAGGTGTATCGCGAAGTGCCACAGTTATGATAGCCTACCTCATGTATAGAGATGGAATGTGTCTGGATGAAGCATATGGAACAGTGAAAGAAATGAGGCCCATCATAAA ACCTAACCCTGGGTTTATGGAGCAACTAGAACTGTTTGAACAGATGgaaagtaaaattgatgaaagCAACCCCATGTACAAGACATACAAGCTGCAGGTCATGGCAGAGAGGATCCAAGCTG GTGAGGAATTGTCAGAATCTGATCTCTGCAGCACAGACATACAGACCAACAACGAGTCATTCTACAGATGTATGAAATGCAG ACAGGCTTTATTCAAAACCACCAGTGTTATGAGGCACAAAATGGGTGAAGGGGAGGCAGCGTTTGATTGGAGGAGCAAACTGCCAGCCAATCAGAAAGAGGGGTTTGTCAGTCAGACTATTGATAGCACTGACTGTGACAAGTCATTGTTTATAGAACCAGTCAGATGGATGGCTGATAGCATACGGGATATGGAAGGCAAG ctAAACTGCCCAAAGTGTAAATTAAAACTCGGTTCTTTCATCTGGTATGGTGAAAAATGCCCTTGTGGAACTTGGGTTGCACCGGCATTTCACATTCAGGGGTCAAAAGTCGATTTAATCAAGCCACGCCCACTTGCGAATGTACATCAGCTGACCTTTTCAAATGGAGGCCAATCAGATTCTAGAGTTGTGAAAACGGGCCAATCAGATTCAAGCGTTTTGAAAATGGCCCAAACAGACTCGAGCGTTGTGAAATCAGAATCAAACCAGCTTTCCTGTATGTCTATATAA
- the LOC127847741 gene encoding dual specificity protein phosphatase 12-like isoform X4: MFVNCMDLPSADLLSRFDECFKFVDNALKSPGNRLLIHCFAGVSRSATVMIAYLMYRDGMCLDEAYGTVKEMRPIIKPNPGFMEQLELFEQMESKIDESNPMYKTYKLQVMAERIQAGEELSESDLCSTDIQTNNESFYRCMKCRQALFKTTSVMRHKMGEGEAAFDWRSKLPANQKEGFVSQTIDSTDCDKSLFIEPVRWMADSIRDMEGKLNCPKCKLKLGSFIWYGEKCPCGTWVAPAFHIQGSKVDLIKPRPLANVHQLTFSNGGQSDSRVVKTGQSDSSVLKMAQTDSSVVKSESNQLSCMSI; encoded by the exons ATGTTTGTGAACTGCATGGATTTGCCGTCGGCTGACCTACTTTCCAGATTTGACGAGTGCTTCAAGTTTGTAGACAATGCTCTGAAGTCACCAGGGAATAGACTGTTGATTCACTG TTTTGCAGGTGTATCGCGAAGTGCCACAGTTATGATAGCCTACCTCATGTATAGAGATGGAATGTGTCTGGATGAAGCATATGGAACAGTGAAAGAAATGAGGCCCATCATAAA ACCTAACCCTGGGTTTATGGAGCAACTAGAACTGTTTGAACAGATGgaaagtaaaattgatgaaagCAACCCCATGTACAAGACATACAAGCTGCAGGTCATGGCAGAGAGGATCCAAGCTG GTGAGGAATTGTCAGAATCTGATCTCTGCAGCACAGACATACAGACCAACAACGAGTCATTCTACAGATGTATGAAATGCAG ACAGGCTTTATTCAAAACCACCAGTGTTATGAGGCACAAAATGGGTGAAGGGGAGGCAGCGTTTGATTGGAGGAGCAAACTGCCAGCCAATCAGAAAGAGGGGTTTGTCAGTCAGACTATTGATAGCACTGACTGTGACAAGTCATTGTTTATAGAACCAGTCAGATGGATGGCTGATAGCATACGGGATATGGAAGGCAAG ctAAACTGCCCAAAGTGTAAATTAAAACTCGGTTCTTTCATCTGGTATGGTGAAAAATGCCCTTGTGGAACTTGGGTTGCACCGGCATTTCACATTCAGGGGTCAAAAGTCGATTTAATCAAGCCACGCCCACTTGCGAATGTACATCAGCTGACCTTTTCAAATGGAGGCCAATCAGATTCTAGAGTTGTGAAAACGGGCCAATCAGATTCAAGCGTTTTGAAAATGGCCCAAACAGACTCGAGCGTTGTGAAATCAGAATCAAACCAGCTTTCCTGTATGTCTATATAA
- the LOC127846938 gene encoding proline-rich protein 36-like: MANPPINNTPIRTQNNPRSEPVNTAQSKPIGISFMNNPPMIQPDSQTRRRSNGPIPKADQPIISQPLNNNPITKPDIPKAKPAFPNPPVGEIPAVKRQPTQNVDIPRTKGKPASCPIGYHEIRGFTCTTCPASARCIQDTCCELESIAIPTKTPTAKEFVLRVPIQPTAPTLNNNTQHTVLVVIPNNQPQPSLPLIYQPLLHTQLPQQPVAKSLIIPSARPPHVFHTSGQTPLTNQTHPKINQILPPTQMPDVLTATVFSPWNVSSPVQHVDSNQNQAFNVIHPANPIPSLFKQQPPVTDSPIKALPSTQNPGLQLAFNANPIVSSFIPINANLTNPAPNNPLSQNLTLFPTSRPLPSTTPPLSPIQPVLPTLIKTIPTSLPQTINNIPNRFPMLPPLINNPPLLPNLPPLINNLPALPPTLNNLPTLLPTLPTPENNVPHQLQTVVPPINNLPTVPPTLPSPVNTNPTLIPTVLSPFNNVPTQAPTLPPFVNIKPTQLKFSPTPVQNQLPTVMPPVNKEIFRPSNLPPSINTLPFSSPTQHMPVQNLPPFVPSKMPRILNLPMQPIPTFPSLAPTLTPPKPNLPVQTPNVPHHNVPFLHNVPPISPTNPFLQIPNQTAIYSPLQLGQMNPVLIPSDVSKIPTQLPTLSPLINNVPSLKPKLQLPVNSVPTQLPSLLTHVNDVSIQPPTLPPLVNSFPLPSQNLPLPLQNVSHTLPSKQPDIPNSQFQPRPTVVPLSSSSSPMLNHYQPNRPLIAPSMPQPIPQNVPVEPNLSPISHNKPSLSGPSLTGIHPPQHPDPITPVLFPSDLLHPSNTANQKPSNLSPGEGSTFIPPPPATVPDLIPPILKAFPFSFTLPNTPSSPTIFPPMFPTNPILNPVSTRPPLMETQPQAIKQPSLPLEPISIVNLTKLLPVIPKELSFLPTNTISTTPIPIPLSLPDIPLQTVPSLRPIYPDPGVNSIATLPPIIPNVPLPTPSEPVRPDLKQNPMEPLPPNIIQDNITQSKLAPQNPTQIPLVHNTLGFVVEKVADSTTIGPLPLPGQQPLPNITPPPPHIFPNLITQPPFPSLNITQPWGLPQQSTTVHLPEPTKPIIPPFSSKPIFPPFSAKPIIPPYPPKQTTSTAPLLPTVTPPLFLPVNNQLIPRTTSPPLLYPPMFPPHSFPPTTNTTFPPTLPTLNGVTVPAAGHFLLLPTPATLTPLLPPTFPSLPPANLSQRLPPHFTSVNSLFDWLNVTVPPASWDNPLNTPPTLPTLNGVTVPAAGNFLLSPTPATLTPLLPPTVPSQPSANLSQGLPPPFTPVNWLNVTVLPASWDNPLNTPSNTTVANSMYPIPTTQLVPLNANPDIQPVNAGPSQNIPMVPPLIPALTTLSHFINNSPLTLQPTVPPLNGVPVVAQQPHTASPPPILPPSTLRPYPGTFKPINVTVPPQYMATTPYYWWDTNTTVSYNGSFEFAPFNDSYPISTPENTTFYWNQPPTSGNKTFAVDVQPLTPPIAPKPHKSFEPNVPNNGMNPNTMQVSTTVFPDFNSTSNHSSFTTQFYTNFTSNFDHYATTTMAPIVPAKQHPLLVPSGRTTLQAPVVESCPTGETTIPGLSCDAMYSCPEGSRCRGGICCIPSNIVQVPVCPIGFMSQNVCPRPHPPDECSINEDCGMSMVCCLNDCGRRVCKPAYTPEHIIPRK; the protein is encoded by the exons ATGGCAAACCCGCCTATAAATAATACACCAATCAGAACGCAGAATAATCCTCGGTCTGAACCAGTAAACACGGCTCAAAGCAAGCCAATCGGAATTTCGTTTATGAATAACCCACCAATGATACAACCGGATAGTCAAACTAGACGTCGTTCAAATGGTCCGATTCCGAAAGCAGATCAGCCAATAATATCACAGCCTTTAAATAATAATCCAATCACGAAGCCGGATATACCAAAGGCAAAACCAGCATTTCCGAATCCTCCAGTTGGTGAAATTCCTGCTGTAAAAAGGCAACCAACGCAGAATGTCGACATCCCAAGAACGAAAG GGAAACCCGCCTCGTGCCCCATCGGATATCACGAGATTCGTGGCTTCACGTGCACCACGTGTCCGGCAAGTGCACGATGTATACAAGACACGTGCTGTGAGCTCGAGTCAATTGCCATACCAACAAAAA CTCCCACCGCGAAAGAATTTGTCCTGCGCGTTCCTATTCAACCAACAGCACCAACACTcaacaacaacacacaacacACGGTGTTAGTTGTTATCCCTAACAATCAACCACAACCCTCATTACCCTTAATCTACCAGCCACTATTGCATACACAATTACCACAACAACCGGTGGCGAAATCACTTATTATCCCTAGCGCTAGACCACCGCATGTTTTCCACACATCGGGCCAAACGCCTTTGACAAATCAAACACACccaaaaattaaccaaattttacCGCCAACACAAATGCCCGATGTCTTAACCGCAACGGTCTTTTCACCATGGAACGTCAGTTCGCCAGTTCAGCATGTTGATTCAAACCAAAATCAAGCATTCAATGTCATTCATCCTGCAAATCCCATCCCCTCATTATTTAAACAGCAACCCCCAGTCACCGATTCACCAATAAAGGCATTGCCATCGACACAAAATCCTGGCCTTCAACTTGCTTTTAACGCTAACCCAATTGTTTCGTCTTTTATTCCCATAAACGCCAATCTCACAAACCCGGCTCCTAACAACCCACTGTCCCAAAATTTAACCTTATTTCCAACGTCTCGTCCATTACCTTCAACCACACCTCCCCTATCGCCTATTCAGCCTGTGCTACCCACCCTAATCAAAACTATCCCGACGTCATTGCCCCAAACTATTAACAATATACCAAATCGATTTCCAATGCTTCCCCCACTTATCAATAATCCACCTTTGCTCCCCAACTTACCCCCTCTGATAAACAATTTACCCGCTTTACCCCCTACTCTTAACAATCTACCGACATTGTTACCAACTTTGCCGACCCCTGAAAATAATGTGCCACACCAGTTACAAACTGTAGTTCCCCCTATCAACAATCTACCAACTGTGCCACCAACATTACCCTCTCCTGTAAACACAAATCCGACGCTAATACCAACAGTATTATCTCCTTTTAATAACGTTCCAACCCAAGCACCAACTTTACCACCCTTTGTAAACATTAAACCAACACAGCTTAAATTTTCACCAACTCCTGTACAAAATCAGTTACCAACTGTAATGCCTCCAGTCAATAAAGAGATTTTTCGACCATCCAACCTACCGCCTTCGATTAATACTTTACCCTTTTCCTCCCCAACACAGCATATGCCTGTGCAGAATTTACCACCCTTTGTCCCCTCTAAAATGCCACGCATACTCAACTTACCGATGCAACCAATTCCAACATTCCCTTCTTTAGCCCCTACCTTGACCCCACCAAAACCGAATCTACCAGTACAAACCCCTAATGTTCCGCACCATAATGTACCATTCTTACATAATGTACCCCCAATATCTCCAACTAATCCTTTTTTGCAGATACCAAACCAAACTGCCATTTACTCTCCTCTACAACTAGGTCAGATGAATCCGGTTTTAATACCCTCTGATGTCAGCAAAATACCAACACAGCTACCAACTTTATCCCCTCTAATCAATAATGTTCCTTCTTTGAAACCAAAATTACAACTACCTGTAAACAGTGTTCCAACACAGTTACCTTCTTTACTAACTCATGTCAACGATGTATCCATTCAGCCACCGACATTACCACCTTTGGTTAATTCGTTCCCTTTACCGTCCCAAAATTTACCGCTGCCCCTACAAAACGTATCTCACACTCTCCCCTCTAAACAACCAGACATACCCAATTCACAATTTCAGCCGAGACCAACAGTTGTTCCTTTATCTTCTAGCTCGTCGCCAATGTTGAACCATTATCAACCGAATCGACCTCTGATAGCTCCTAGCATGCCACAACCTATACCACAGAATGTCCCCGTCGAACCAAACTTATCACCGATATCGCATAACAAGCCTTCGTTGTCCGGTCCCAGCCTAACCGGCATTCACCCTCCACAGCACCCAGACCCAATTACACCGGTTTTATTTCCCAGCGATCTTTTACATCCATCAAACACAGCCAATCAAAAACCTTCAAATTTATCACCTGGTGAGGGTTCCACATTCATCCCACCTCCACCCGCAACAGTCCCGGATCTGATCCCGCCGATTCTAAAGGCTTTCCCGTTCTCATTTACCCTTCCAAATACGCCATCATCCCCCACTATTTTCCCTCCAATGTTTCCCACAAACCCGATCCTAAATCCCGTCTCCACGCGACCGCCATTAATGGAAACGCAACCGCAAGCAATTAAACAACCGTCCCTTCCTTTAGAACCTATTTCAATCGTCAACTTGACAAAATTACTTCCAGTTATACCTAAAGAATTAAGTTTCCTGCCAACAAATACGATCAGTACGACACCAATCCCCATACCTCTATCTCTGCCTGATATTCCACTACAAACCGTACCTTCCCTACGACCGATTTATCCCGACCCAGGTGTCAATTCTATCGCTACCTTACCGCCAATTATACCGAATGTACCACTACCCACACCGTCTGAACCCGTGCGACCAGACTTAAAACAAAATCCAATGGAACCACTTCCACCAAACATAATACAAGACAACATTACTCAAAGCAAACTTGCTCCACAAAATCCAACACAAATCCCGCTAGTACATAACACGCTAGGTTTCGTCGTTGAGAAAGTTGCTGATTCCACAACAATAGGACCATTACCCTTACCAGGGCAACAACCGCTACCAAATatcacaccaccaccaccacatatTTTCCCTAATCTCATCACACAACCCCCTTTCCCATCACTGAATATTACACAACCATGGGGACTGCCACAGCAATCGACAACTGTACACCTTCCTGAACCAACAAAACCGATTATTCCCCCGTTTTCGTCCAAGCCGATATTCCCCCCTTTTTCTGCAAAACCAATAATACCTCCATACCCTCCAAAGCAGACAACATCAACAGCCCCATTACTTCCAACGGTTACCCCACCATTATTTTTGCCAGTGAACAACCAATTAATTCCCAGAACAACGTCTCCTCCACTTTTGTACCCACCAATGTTCCCACCGCATTCGTTCCCACCTACAACGAACACAACTTTCCCTCCAACACTTCCCACTCTGAATGGTGTAACTGTACCTGCCGCTGGACATTTCCTTCTTTTACCAACCCCGGCAACACTTACACCACTTTTGCCCCCAACTTTCCCCTCTCTGCCTCCTGCTAACCTCTCCCAACGGCTGCCACCCCACTTCACATCTGTAAACTCATTATTTGACTGGTTAAACGTCACGGTTCCACCTGCCTCGTGGGATAACCCACTGAATACACCTCCAACACTTCCCACTCTGAATGGCGTAACTGTACCTGCCGCTGGAAATTTCCTTCTTTCACCAACCCCGGCAACACTTACACCACTTTTGCCCCCGACTGTCCCCTCTCAACCTTCTGCTAACCTCTCCCAAGGGCTGCCACCCCCCTTCACACCTGTAAACTGGTTGAACGTCACTGTCCTACCTGCCTCGTGGGATAACCCACTGAATACACCTTCCAATACTACTGTCGCCAACAGTATGTACCCAATTCCGACGACGCAGCTAGTACCTCTTAATGCAAATCCCGACATTCAACCAGTAAACGCTGGGCCATCGCAAAATATCCCAATGGTTCCGCCACTGATACCCGCACTAACAACATTGTCACATTTCATTAACAACTCACCTTTAACTTTACAACCAACTGTTCCACCCCTCAACGGCGTACCGGTAGTTGCTCAGCAGCCGCACACCGCGTCTCCCCCGCCGATTTTACCCCCAAGCACACTTCGCCCATATCCTGGTACTTTTAAACCCATAAACGTCACCGTTCCTCCGCAGTATATGGCCACAACACCATACTACTGGTGGGACACCAATACTACGGTATCTTACAACGGTTCATTCGAGTTCGCACCGTTCAACGATTCTTATCCGATATCTACACCAGAAAACACTACATTCTATTGGAATCAACCTCCAACTTCCGGTAACAAAACGTTCGCAGTGGACGTTCAGCCACTTACACCTCCGATAGCACCGAAACCCCACAAGTCATTTGAGCCCAATGTCCCTAATAATGGAATGAACCCTAATACTATGCAAGTTTCCACTACAGTTTTTCCAGACTTCAATTCAACTTCTAATCATTCGTCATTCACAACACAGTTTTACACAAACTTTACATCAAACTTCGATCACTACGCAACGACGACAATGGCGCCAATAGTACCTGCAAAGCAACATCCACTTCTGGTTCCGTCTGGAAGGACAACTCTCCAAGCACCAGTCGTCGAGAGTTGTCCCACTGGGGAAACCACGATTCCGGGACTTTCATGCGATGCTATGTATAGCTGTCCAGAAGGCAGCAGGTGCCGCGGAGGAATATGCTGTATTCCGTCAAACATTGTCCAAGTCC CGGTGTGTCCGATTGGATTCATGAGCCAGAATGTCTGCCCGCGTCCTCATCCACCGGATGAATGCTCCATAAACGAGGATTGTGGAATGTCAATGGTCTGCTGTCTAAACGACTGCGGCCGCCGCGTTTGTAAACCGGCATATACACCGGAACACATCATCCCGAGAAAATAG